From the Lolium rigidum isolate FL_2022 chromosome 2, APGP_CSIRO_Lrig_0.1, whole genome shotgun sequence genome, one window contains:
- the LOC124692048 gene encoding receptor-like protein kinase 5, translating to MARNYCVSFFLFFTKLVSLLPRSCPQSTNQSGEEHQILLGLKRYWGSSHVLGRWNPTSSNHCSWGGITCTNSVVTAIFLPNQTFSKPIPPSLCHLKNLSYLDLSYNNFSTSFPTVIYNCSNLKYLDLSNNAFAGKLTTDINSLSAKLEHFNLSANRITGKIPASIGQFPMLKSLILDTNQFDGSYPAQNISNMANLEKLTLAENPFLPAPVPVEFGKLTRLTYLWLSGMNMTGEIPESLSSLTELTLLAMSGNMLQGTIPAWVWQHKKLRYLYMFTNSFTGEISSTVTAVNLVEVDVSSNMLTGKIPDDFGKLVNLTLLFLYMNQLHGLIPPSIGLLPNLRDIRLFENMLSGPLPPQLGKHSPLGNLEVCNNNLSGELPADLCSNRKLYGIVVFNNSFCGKLPESLDGCYMLNNLMLYNNHFTGEFPKSLWSVVTNLLTTVMIQNNNFSGTFPTQLPWNFTYLEISNNRFSGPIPTLAGKMKLFKAANNLLSGEIPWDLTGISQVTELDLSGNQITGSIPMTIGVLKLRELNLSGNHISGTIPAAFGFMSGLIILDLSSNALSGEIPKDMNKLTLDVLNLSMNNLRGEIPTSLQNEAYEQSFLFNPALCVSSNNSIHNLPICRARMNNSNDISRRLIALFFVLASIMLVSLAVGGFLLLKRQKNSQYPLSWKLAQFHSVHFTEYDVLSGLCEQNCIGSGRSGKVYQVCVVDGEGWRTMVAVKKIWNVQNLNKMLEKDFLAEVQILGEIRHTNIVKLLCCISSSEAKLLVYEYMENGSLDRWLHQRDRIGSLTPLDWPTRLQIAIDSARGLCYMHHGSSPAIVHCDVKSANILLDSEFRAKIADFGLARILLKAGDLGSVSAIGGTFGYMAPEYGYRSNLNEKVDVYSFGVVLLELTTGRVANDGDFEYCLAEWAWRQYQEYGLSIDLLDEGIQDPAYIEGAFALFTLGVICTGGQPSLRPSMKDVLHALLRFEHKSRERSLQHAVSEETSLLES from the exons ATGGCTAGAAACTACTGTGTTAGTTTCTTCCTATTCTTTACAAAACTGGTATCTCTCCTGCCAAGATCTTGCCCACAGTCCACAAACCAATCTGGTGAAGAACACCAAATCCTCCTGGGACTCaagagatattgggggagctcccATGTACTTGGCAGATGGAACCCCACTTCTTCCAATCACTGCAGCTGGGGAGGGATTACATGCACAAATAGTGTGGTCACTGCCATCTTCCTTCCAAACCAAACCTTTAGCAAACCAATCCCTCCCTCTCTTTGCCACCTCAAGAACCTTAGCTACTTGGACCTCTCCTACAATAACTTCTCCACTTCATTCCCTACGGTAATCTACAATTGCTCCAATTTGAAGTACCTGGACCTTTCCAACAATGCCTTTGCTGGGAAACTCACAACTGACATAAACAGTTTATCAGCAAAGCTCGAGCATTTCAACTTATCAGCCAATCGTATTACGGGCAAAATTCCAGCATCCATTGGGCAGTTTCCAATGCTCAAGTCACTGATTCTCGACACCAATCAGTTTGATGGAAGTTATCCAGCACAGAACATAAGCAATATGGCCAACCTCGAGAAGCTGACTCTAGCCGAAAATCCATTCCTGCCAGCTCCAGTGCCAGTTGAGTTCGGCAAGTTGACACGCCTCACATACTTGTGGCTGTCGGGTATGAACATGACAGGTGAGATCCCTGAGAGCCTGTCAAGCCTCACAGAGCTCACCTTGTTGGCTATGTCAGGGAATATGCTGCAAGGCACAATTCCGGCATGGGTATGGCAGCATAAGAAGCTTCGGTACTTGTACATGTTTACCAACAGTTTCACCGGTGAGATTTCATCCACTGTCACTGCTGTAAACTTGGTGGAAGTTGATGTGTCCTCAAACATGCTAACAGGGAAAATACCAGATGATTTTGGTAAGCTCGTCAATCTTACCTTGTTGTTTCTCTACATGAATCAACTGCATGGGTTAATACCGCCGAGCATTGGGTTGCTACCGAATCTCAGGGACATACGGCTATTCGAGAACATGTTATCTGGTCCTCTTCCACCACAGCTTGGTAAGCACTCGCCACTAGGTAATCTTGAGGTCTGCAACAATAATCTCTCGGGCGAGCTGCCTGCCGATCTTTGCTCGAACAGGAAGCTATATGGCATCGTTGTGTTCAATAATAGCTTCTGTGGAAAGCTTCCAGAATCTCTAGATGGATGCTACATGCTGAACAATTTAATGCTGTACAATAATCATTTCACTGGAGAGTTCCCCAAGAGCCTTTGGTCAGTGGTGACAAATCTGCTAACGACAGTTATGATCCAAAACAACAATTTCTCTGGCACATTTCCTACACAGCTTCCGTGGAACTTTACGTATCTTGAGATCAGCAACAACAGATTTTCTGGTCCCATTCCAACTTTAGCAGGCAAAATGAAATTATTCAAGGCAGCAAATAACTTGCTTTCTGGCGAAATTCCCTGGGATTTGACGGGCATTTCACAGGTAACAGAACTTGACCTTTCTGGGAATCAAATTACTGGATCAATACCCATGACAATTGGAGTGCTGAAGCTCAGGGAACTTAATCTGAGTGGAAATCACATCTCTGGTACTATACCTGCAGCATTTGGGTTTATGTCAGGCCTAATCATCCTTGACCTCTCCTCGAATGCGCTATCTGGCGAGATCCCTAAAGATATGAATAAGTTGACATTGGACGTTTTAAACCTCTCCATGAATAACCTCAGGGGGGAAATTCCAACATCATTGCAGAACGAAGCATATGAGCAGAGCTTTCTCTTTAATCCAGCCCTCTGTGTCTCATCGAATAATTCCATCCATAATTTGCCCATTTGCAGGGCAAGAATGAACAATAGCAATGATATCTCCAGGAGGCTCATAGCCCTCTTCTTTGTTCTTGCAAGTATCATGCTTGTGAGTTTGGCGGTTGGTGGTTTCTTGCTACTAAAGAGGCAAAAGAATAGCCAATATCCTCTTTCGTGGAAGCTGGCCCAGTTCCATTCAGTGCATTTCACAGAGTATGATGTTCTTTCTGGGCTCTGTGAGCAGAACTGTATTGGAAGTGGCAGGTCcggcaaggtataccaagtttgcGTTGTGGATGGAGAAGGTTGGCGTACGATGGTGGCTGTCAAAAAGATATGGAACGTGCAGAACCTTAACAAGATGCTGGAAAAGGACTTCCTTGCAGAGGTCCAGATACTAGGGGAGATCCGGCACACAAATATTGTCAAACTGCTCTGCTGCATCTCAAGCTCAGAGGCAAAACTTCTCGTCTACGAGTACATGGAAAATGGTAGCTTAGACCGGTGGCTGCATCAGAGGGATAGAATTGGTTCACTCACGCCTTTGGATTGGCCCACAAGATTGCAAATTGCCATCGACTCGGCAAGAGGCCTCTGCTACATGCACCATGGTAGTTCACCCGCCATAGTGCACTGTGATGTGAAGTCTGCCAATATCCTTCTCGACTCTGAATTCAGAGCAAAGATAGCCGATTTTGGGCTTGCTCGGATTCTTCTCAAAGCTGGAGATCTTGGGTCAGTTTCTGCCATAGGTGGCACCTTTGGCTACATGGCACCAG AGTATGGATATCGGTCTAACTTGAATGAGAAGGTCGACGTCTACAGCTTCGGAGTGGTCCTGTTGGAGCTCACAACTGGGCGGGTGGCAAATGATGGTGATTTCGAGTACTGCTTGGCAGAATGGGCATGGAGACAATATCAAGAGTATGGCCTGTCAATTGATCTTCTTGATGAGGGCATTCAAGATCCAGCCTACATTGAAGGCGCATTCGCACTGTTTACCCTAGGTGTGATATGTACAGGGGGGCAGCCTTCACTGCGGCCATCAATGAAGGATGTGCTGCACGCTCTtctccgatttgaacacaaatccagAGAAAGAAGCCTGCAACATGCTGTCTCCGAAGAAACATCACTCCTTGAATCCTAG
- the LOC124692049 gene encoding cysteine synthase-like, protein MELQEGRKGIPSLLSSQGECIASNITQLIGWTPLIELKNIADKDGIGARLIGKIEPYQPLSSVKDRSALRLIEDAEEKGLITPGITTLLGVTSGNLGIGVAFIAAQKGYKFIAVMPAKLSLDKQILLRYIGAEVVLVDPAQHGFKALLDTVEQLRTDVENAFVLDQFTNSANPDAHFRWTGPEIWKDTAGKVDIFIAASGSGGTITGAGRYLKMKSPSIKLICVEPAESPVISGGEPAFHNILGIGPGFVPEILDRSQIDEIVTVTTQEAMDMARRLAREEGLLVGISSGANAAACLKVASREENKGKMIVTMFSSGAERYLNTELFAHVREECVNVNMTF, encoded by the exons ATGGAGCTGCAGGAAGGAAGGAAAGGGATACCATCTCTGCTGTCCTCGCAGGGGGAGTGTATTGCATCTAACATCACACAG CTCATTGGTTGGACACCACTGATAGAACTGAAAAATATTGCGGACAAAGATGGCATAGGTGCTCGGCTGATCGGGAAAATTGAGCCATACCAGCCCCTTTCCTCTGTTAAGGATCGGAGTGCTCTCAG ATTGATAGAAGATGCAGAGGAGAAAGGCTTGATCACACCTGGCATCACAACACTGCTGGGGGTTACGAGCGGTAATCTTGGGATCGGCGTGGCATTCATTGCAGCTCAGAAAGGATACAAGTTCATTGCGGTCATGCCTGCCAAGCTCTCACTTGATAAGCAGATACTGCTGCGATACATTGGTGCTGAAGTGGTATTAGTTG ATCCTGCACAACATGGATTCAAAGCGTTGCTTGATACGGTAGAACAGCTGAGGACGGATGTGGAAAATGCGTTTGTTCTAGATCAATTCACCAACTCTGCAAATCCTGATGCGCACTTCAGATGGACTG GGCCTGAGATATGGAAAGATACAGCAGGCAAAGTGGACATATTTATAGCTGCATCTGGTTCAGGAGGCACCATCACAGGAGCCGGgaggtatctcaagatgaagagccCGTCCATAAAATTAATCTGCGTTGAACCAGCTGAAAGTCCAGTAATTTCAG GTGGCGAGCCAGCGTTTCACAACATCCTAGGAATAGGGCCAGGTTTTGTCCCAGAAATATTGGACAGGTCCCAAATAGATGAAATTGTAACAGTAACTACCCAAGAAGCTATGGACATGGCTAGAAGGTTGGCCAGGGAAGAAGGATTGCTTGTCGGCATATCTTCAGGGGCAAATGCAGCTGCCTGCTTAAAG GTTGCATCAAGAGAGGAGAACAAGGGCAAGATGATTGTGACAATGTTTTCAAGTGGTGCAGAGAGGTATCTGAACACAGAGCTCTTTGCACATGTGAGGGAAGAGTGTGTCAACGTCAACATGACATTCTGA